One window of the Manihot esculenta cultivar AM560-2 chromosome 14, M.esculenta_v8, whole genome shotgun sequence genome contains the following:
- the LOC110600076 gene encoding cellulose synthase A catalytic subunit 7 [UDP-forming] isoform X2, giving the protein MEASAGLVAGSHNRNELVVIHGHEEPKPLKNLDGQFCEICGDQIGLTVDGDLFVACNECGFPVCRPCYEYERREGTQVCPQCKTRYKRLKGSARVAGDDDEEDVDDIEHEFNIEDEEDKNNHLTEAMLYGKMTYGRGRDDEENSQFPPVIAGGVRSRPVSGEFPIGSHGEQMLASSVHKRVHPYPVSEPGSGRWDHEKKEGGWKERTDDWKLQQGNLGPEPDDDLDAVMLDETRQPLSRKVPIASSKINPYRMIIVARLVILALFLRYRIMNPVHDAIGLWLTSIICEIWFAFSWILDQFPKWLPIDRETYLDRLSLRYEREGEPNMLAPVDFFVSTVDPMKEPPLVTANTLLSILAVDYAVEKVSCYLSDDGASLCTFEALSETAEFARKWVPFCKKFNIEPRAPEMYFALKVDYLKDKVQPTFVKERRAMKREYEEFKVRVNAIVAKAQKVPPEGWIMQDGTPWPGNNTRDHPGMIQVFLGHSGGHDVEGNELPRLVYVSREKRPGFAHHKKAGAMNALVRVSAVLTNAPFMLNLDCDHYVNNSKAVREAMCFLMDPQIGKKVCYVQFPQRFDGIDRHDRYANRNTVFFDINMKGLDGIQGPVYVGTGCVFKRQALYGYEPPKDPKRPKMVTCDCCPCFGRRKKNQSKKGANGDAINLEGMDDDKQLLMSQMNFEKRFGQSAIFVTSTLMEEGGVPPSSSPAALLKEAIHVISCGYEDKTDWGTELGWIYGSITEDILTGFKMHCRGWRSIYCMPKRPAFKGSAPINLSDRLNQVLRWALGSVEIFFSRHSPVWYGYKEGKLKWLERFAYVNTTVYPFTSLPLLAYCILPAICLLTDKFIMPEISTFASLFFIALFISIFATGILELRWSGVSIEEWWRNEQFWVIGGVSAHLFAVVQGLLKVLAGIDTNFTVTSKATDDEEFGELYAFKWTTLLIPPTTILIINLVGVVAGVSDAINNGSQSWGPLFGKLFFAFWVIVHLYPFLKGLMGRQNRTPTIVVIWSVLLASIFSLLWVRIDPFVMKTRGPDTKQCGINC; this is encoded by the exons ATGGAAGCCAGCGCTGGTCTCGTTGCCGGCTCTCACAACCGCAATGAGCTCGTCGTCATTCATGGACATGAAGAG CCTAAGCCTTTGAAGAACTTGGATGGTCAATTTTGCGAGATTTGTGGTGATCAAATTGGCTTAACGGTGGATGGAGATCTGTTTGTGGCTTGTAATGAATGTGGGTTTCCAGTTTGTAGGCCTTGCTATGAGTATGAAAGAAGGGAAGGAACTCAAGTTTGTCCTCAATGCAAAACTAGATACAAGCGTCTCAAGG GAAGTGCCAGGGTTGCAGGAGATGATGATGAAGAGGACGTGGATGATATAGAACATGAGTTCAATATTGAAGATGAGGAAGACAAGAACAATCATCTAACTGAGGCTATGCTTTATGGGAAGATGACATATGGAAGAGGTCGTGATGATGAGGAAAATAGCCAATTCCCACCGGTGATTGCTGGTGGAGTCAGATCTAGACCA GTGAGTGGAGAGTTTCCTATTGGATCTCATGGAGAACAGATGTTGGCATCTTCAGTTCATAAACGAGTGCATCCATATCCAGTTTCTGAGCCTG GAAGTGGAAGATGGGATCATGAGAAGAAAGAGGGAGGTTGGAAAGAGAGGACGGATGACTGGAAACTGCAGCAAGGCAATCTTGGACCTGAACCTGATGATGATCTTGATGCTGTTAT GTTAGATGAGACGAGGCAGCCACTGTCAAGGAAAGTACCAATAGCATCAAGCAAGATCAACCCATATAGAATGATAATAGTGGCTCGACTTGTGATATTGGCATTGTTTCTTCGCTATAGAATAATGAATCCAGTGCATGATGCAATTGGCCTGTGGCTAACTTCTATCATCTGCGAAATCTGGTTTGCATTTTCATGGATTCTTGATCAGTTCCCCAAGTGGCTCCCCATTGATCGTGAGACCTATCTTGATCGCCTCTCTCTCAG GTATGAGAGGGAAGGTGAGCCAAATATGCTAGCTCCAGTTGATTTCTTTGTGAGTACTGTGGATCCCATGAAGGAACCTCCACTTGTAACTGCAAATACATTATTGTCAATATTGGCTGTGGATTACGCAGTAGAAAAGGTCTCATGCTATCTCTCAGATGATGGTGCTTCCTTGTGTACCTTTGAAGCTCTGTCTGAAACTGCTGAATTTGCTCGAAAATGGGTACCATTCTGCAAGAAATTTAACATAGAGCCTCGAGCTCCTGAGATGTACTTTGCTTTAAAGGTTGATTATCTCAAGGACAAAGTCCAGCCGACCTTTGTTAAAGAACGTAGAGCTATGAAG AGAGAATATGAAGAATTCAAGGTTAGGGTAAATGCAATTGTAGCAAAAGCACAGAAAGTTCCTCCAGAGGGATGGATCATGCAAGATGGTACTCCATGGCCTGGAAATAATACCAGAGATCACCCTGGAATGATTCAAGTGTTTCTTGGTCACAGTGGAGGTCATGATGTTGAAGGAAATGAGTTACCTCGTCTTGTTTACGTGTCTCGTGAGAAGAGGCCTGGTTTTGCACATCACAAGAAAGCTGGTGCCATGAATGCCCtg GTTCGCGTCTCTGCTGTACTTACCAATGCTCCTTTCATGCTGAACTTGGATTGTGATCACTATGTCAACAACAGCAAAGCAGTCAGGGAAGCCATGTGCTTCTTGATGGATCCTCAGATAGGAAAGAAAGTTTGCTATGTACAGTTCCCTCAAAGATTCGACGGTATTGACAGACACGATCGATATGCAAACAGAAACACAGTCTTCTTTGAT ATTAACATGAAAGGTCTAGATGGAATTCAGGGTCCTGTATATGTCGGGACAGGATGCGTTTTCAAAAGACAAGCCTTGTATGGGTATGAACCTCCAAAGGATCCCAAGCGCCCAAAGATGGTTACCTGTGACTGTTGCCCATGTTTCGGACGCCGCAAAAAGAATCAATCTAAGAAAGGAGCCAATGGAGACGCTATAAATCTTGAAG GAATGGATGATGACAAGCAACTTTTGATGTCCCAGATGAATTTTGAGAAGAGATTTGGACAGTCCGCAATTTTTGTAACTTCAACTTTAATGGAAGAAGGTGGTGTCCCTCCTTCCTCAAGTCCTGCAGCTCTGCTTAAAGAAGCCATTCATGTGATTAGCTGTGGCTATGAGGACAAAACCGACTGGGGAACTGAG CTCGGATGGATTTATGGTTCAATTACAGAGGATATCCTTACAGGTTTCAAGATGCATTGTCGCGGCTGGAGATCCATATACTGCATGCCAAAGAGACCTGCATTTAAAGGTTCAGCTCCCATCAATCTGTCTGATCGGCTCAACCAAGTACTTAGGTGGGCCCTTGGTTCAGTTGAGATCTTCTTTAGTCGTCACAGCCCTGTATGGTATGGCTACAAGGAAGGAAAGCTCAAGTGGCTTGAGAGATTTGCATATGTCAACACAACCGTCTATCCTTTCACCTCCTTGCCACTTCTTGCATATTGTATCTTGCCTGCGATCTGCTTGCTGACAGATAAATTCATCATGCCAGAG ATAAGCACCTTTGCAAGTCTGTTCTTCATTGCTTTATTCATATCAATCTTTGCAACTGGTATTCTTGAGCTAAGATGGAGTGGGGTGAGCATCGAAGAATGGTGGAGAAATGAGCAATTTTGGGTCATTGGTGGTGTATCAGCTCACCTCTTTGCTGTTGTGCAAGgtcttctgaaggttttagCTGGTATTGACACGAATTTCACAGTTACATCCAAGGCAACCGATGATGAAGAGTTTGGAGAACTATATGCTTTTAAATGGACAACCCTACTGATACCTCCAACTACCATCCTAATCATCAACCTTGTCGGAGTTGTTGCTGGAGTCTCAGATGCTATAAACAATGGATCCCAATCATGGGGACCATTATTTGGGAAGCTCTTCTTTGCCTTCTGGGTGATTGTCCATCTCTACCCATTCCTGAAAGGTCTGATGGGAAGGCAAAACAGGACACCTACCATTGTTGTTATCTGGTCTGTTCTCTTGGCTTCAATCTTCTCCCTGCTTTGGGTTCGAATAGACCCATTTGTCATGAAAACCAGGGGACCTGACACCAAGCAATGTGGAATCAACTGTTAA
- the LOC110600077 gene encoding pentatricopeptide repeat-containing protein At4g30700, translating into MSRYFFLNLLNRATSLSHLTQIHAQLLIHGLHTDIAAATKLTHKFFDFNSTSHARSIFFSIPKPDIFLLNVLIKGFSDNFQPLQAISLFTHLRTRPDLHPDNFTYAFVISAATSFGDARVGLLLQAKAIVDGFGSDLYVGSTLVDMHFKLFREDSALKVFDRLSNRDTVLCNTVISGLVRVCCYEDSVRRFWDMVSGDGPQFDSTTLIAVLPAVAELQKLRLGMQIQCLAVKFGFHSHISLLTGLISLYSKCGNVERANLLFRDIGRKDLISCNAMISGFTYNGEIESSVGLFKELVASGEKVNSSSIVGLIPVYSPFGHLYLTNCIHGFCVKSGTVSNSSVSTALTTVYCRLNEMESARQLFDVSSEKTLASWNAMISGYTQNGLTERAISLFQEMQMSNVSPNSVTVTSILSACAQLGALSLGKWVHGVVKNKSIESNIYVSTALIDMYAKCGSILEARQLFESMPEKNEVTWNAMISGYGIHGHGQEALELFYEMLNSGIPPTRVTFLSALYACSHAGLVREGDKVFHCMVNDYGFEPLPEHYACMVDILGRAGKLEVALQFIKRMPVEPGPPVWGALLGACMIHKDASLGRVASQQLFELDTQNMGYYVLMSNIYSSEKNYPQAALVRQTAKSRKLIKTPGCTLIEVGQVPHVFTSGDQSHPQSKAIYAGLDNLTAKMKEAGFQTETDTALHDVEVEEKELMMKVHSEKLAIVFGLISTEPGTEIRIIKNLRVCLDCHTATKFISKITERVIVVRDAKRFHHFKDGVCSCGDYW; encoded by the coding sequence ATGTCCCGCTACTTCTTCCTCAATCTTCTCAACAGAGCCACCTCTCTGTCTCACCTAACCCAAATCCACGCTCAGCTCCTCATCCACGGTCTCCACACCGACATTGCAGCTGCCACCAAACTTACCCACAAGTTCTTCGACTTCAACTCCACTTCCCACGCACGTTCCATCTTCTTTTCCATCCCAAAACCCGACATTTTCCTCCTCAATGTCCTCATCAAGGGCTTCTCTGACAATTTCCAGCCTTTGCAGGCTATTTCGCTCTTTACCCATTTGAGAACAAGGCCTGATCTTCATCCTGATAACTTCACTTATGCTTTTGTTATTTCAGCTGCCACGAGTTTTGGGGATGCGAGGGTTGGATTGTTGCTGCAGGCGAAGGCTATTGTTGATGGTTTTGGTTCAGACTTATATGTTGGTTCTACTCTTGTCGATATGCACTTTAAACTCTTTAGGGAAGATTCAGCGCTCAAGGTGTTCGATAGGTTGTCTAATAGAGATACTGTTTTGTGTAATACGGTAATTTCTGGTTTGGTGAGGGTATGTTGTTATGAGGATTCCGTCAGACGTTTCTGGGATATGGTTTCAGGTGACGGCCCCCAGTTTGATTCAACTACACTGATAGCAGTGTTGCCAGCTGTGGCAGAATTACAGAAGTTGAGATTAGGGATGCAGATTCAATGCTTGGCAGTAAAGTTTGGCTTTCATTCTCATATTTCTTTGCTTACGGGTTTGATTTCATTGTACTCCAAATGTGGGAACGTTGAGAGAGCAAACCTTTTGTTTAGGGATATTGGCAGAAAAGATTTGATATCTTGTAATGCTATGATTTCAGGATTTACTTACAATGGAGAGATAGAATCTTCAGTGGGGTTGTTTAAAGAATTGGTTGCTTCTGGAGAGAAGGTTAATTCAAGCTCAATTGTGGGATTGATTCCTGTATATTCTCCTTTTGGTCATTTATATCTTACTAACTGCATTCATGGTTTTTGTGTGAAATCTGGTACTGTTTCAAATTCTTCTGTTTCAACTGCCTTGACCACAGTATATTGTAGATTAAATGAAATGGAATCAGCACGACAACTTTTTGATGTATCTTCAGAGAAAACTTTAGCTTCTTGGAATGCCATGATATCAGGTTATACTCAAAATGGTTTAACAGAAAGAGCAATTTCTCTTTTTCAAGAAATGCAGATGTCTAATGTCAGTCCAAATTCTGTCACAGTTACAAGTATTCTTTCCGCCTGTGCTCAACTTGGAGCCTTGAGTCTAGGAAAGTGGGTACATGGTGTAGTTAAGAATAAGAGCATTGAGTCTAATATATATGTTTCAACTGCTTTAATCGACATGTATGCAAAGTGTGGGAGCATTTTAGAGGCTCGGCAATTATTTGAATCAATGCCTGAGAAGAATGAGGTAACTTGGAATGCCATGATTTCTGGATACGGTATCCATGGCCATGGGCAGGAAGCTCTAGAACTCTTTTATGAGATGTTGAATTCTGGTATTCCACCAACTAGAGTCACTTTTCTTTCTGCATTGTATGCTTGCAGTCATGCTGGCTTAGTAAGAGAAGGCGATAAAGTTTTCCATTGCATGGTCAATGACTATGGGTTTGAACCTTTACCTGAGCATTATGCATGCATGGTTGACATCCTTGGGCGAGCAGGAAAATTAGAGGTTGCTTTGCAGTTTATCAAGAGAATGCCAGTTGAACCAGGTCCACCTGTGTGGGGTGCATTGCTTGGTGCTTGCATGATTCACAAGGACGCTAGCCTAGGCCGTGTGGCTTCACAACAGCTATTTGAATTGGACACGCAAAACATGGGTTACTATGTCTTAATGTCAAACATTTACTCCAGCGAGAAAAACTATCCACAAGCTGCTTTAGTGAGACAAACAGCTAAGAGTAGAAAGCTGATAAAGACTCCAGGCTGCACCTTAATTGAGGTTGGCCAGGTTCCACATGTCTTCACATCTGGTGATCAGTCCCATCCACAATCAAAAGCAATCTATGCGGGGCTTGATAATTTGACTGCAAAGATGAAAGAGGCTGGATTTCAGACAGAGACTGATACTGCTTTGCATGATGTGGAGGTGGAAGAGAAGGAACTAATGATGAAGGTTCACAGTGAGAAGTTAGCTATTGTTTTTGGCCTTATCTCTACTGAACCTGGAACTGAAATTAGGATCATTAAGAATCTCAGGGTTTGTTTAGATTGTCATACAGCAACTAAATTTATATCTAAGATTACAGAGAGGGTTATTGTGGTAAGAGATGCCAAAAGGTTCCATCATTTCAAGGATGGTGTGTGTTCCTGTGGAGACTATTGGTGA
- the LOC110600076 gene encoding cellulose synthase A catalytic subunit 7 [UDP-forming] isoform X1, which produces MEASAGLVAGSHNRNELVVIHGHEEPKPLKNLDGQFCEICGDQIGLTVDGDLFVACNECGFPVCRPCYEYERREGTQVCPQCKTRYKRLKGSARVAGDDDEEDVDDIEHEFNIEDEEDKNNHLTEAMLYGKMTYGRGRDDEENSQFPPVIAGGVRSRPVSGEFPIGSHGEQMLASSVHKRVHPYPVSEPVLSNLIGSGRWDHEKKEGGWKERTDDWKLQQGNLGPEPDDDLDAVMLDETRQPLSRKVPIASSKINPYRMIIVARLVILALFLRYRIMNPVHDAIGLWLTSIICEIWFAFSWILDQFPKWLPIDRETYLDRLSLRYEREGEPNMLAPVDFFVSTVDPMKEPPLVTANTLLSILAVDYAVEKVSCYLSDDGASLCTFEALSETAEFARKWVPFCKKFNIEPRAPEMYFALKVDYLKDKVQPTFVKERRAMKREYEEFKVRVNAIVAKAQKVPPEGWIMQDGTPWPGNNTRDHPGMIQVFLGHSGGHDVEGNELPRLVYVSREKRPGFAHHKKAGAMNALVRVSAVLTNAPFMLNLDCDHYVNNSKAVREAMCFLMDPQIGKKVCYVQFPQRFDGIDRHDRYANRNTVFFDINMKGLDGIQGPVYVGTGCVFKRQALYGYEPPKDPKRPKMVTCDCCPCFGRRKKNQSKKGANGDAINLEGMDDDKQLLMSQMNFEKRFGQSAIFVTSTLMEEGGVPPSSSPAALLKEAIHVISCGYEDKTDWGTELGWIYGSITEDILTGFKMHCRGWRSIYCMPKRPAFKGSAPINLSDRLNQVLRWALGSVEIFFSRHSPVWYGYKEGKLKWLERFAYVNTTVYPFTSLPLLAYCILPAICLLTDKFIMPEISTFASLFFIALFISIFATGILELRWSGVSIEEWWRNEQFWVIGGVSAHLFAVVQGLLKVLAGIDTNFTVTSKATDDEEFGELYAFKWTTLLIPPTTILIINLVGVVAGVSDAINNGSQSWGPLFGKLFFAFWVIVHLYPFLKGLMGRQNRTPTIVVIWSVLLASIFSLLWVRIDPFVMKTRGPDTKQCGINC; this is translated from the exons ATGGAAGCCAGCGCTGGTCTCGTTGCCGGCTCTCACAACCGCAATGAGCTCGTCGTCATTCATGGACATGAAGAG CCTAAGCCTTTGAAGAACTTGGATGGTCAATTTTGCGAGATTTGTGGTGATCAAATTGGCTTAACGGTGGATGGAGATCTGTTTGTGGCTTGTAATGAATGTGGGTTTCCAGTTTGTAGGCCTTGCTATGAGTATGAAAGAAGGGAAGGAACTCAAGTTTGTCCTCAATGCAAAACTAGATACAAGCGTCTCAAGG GAAGTGCCAGGGTTGCAGGAGATGATGATGAAGAGGACGTGGATGATATAGAACATGAGTTCAATATTGAAGATGAGGAAGACAAGAACAATCATCTAACTGAGGCTATGCTTTATGGGAAGATGACATATGGAAGAGGTCGTGATGATGAGGAAAATAGCCAATTCCCACCGGTGATTGCTGGTGGAGTCAGATCTAGACCA GTGAGTGGAGAGTTTCCTATTGGATCTCATGGAGAACAGATGTTGGCATCTTCAGTTCATAAACGAGTGCATCCATATCCAGTTTCTGAGCCTG TTTTGTCAAATTTGATAGGAAGTGGAAGATGGGATCATGAGAAGAAAGAGGGAGGTTGGAAAGAGAGGACGGATGACTGGAAACTGCAGCAAGGCAATCTTGGACCTGAACCTGATGATGATCTTGATGCTGTTAT GTTAGATGAGACGAGGCAGCCACTGTCAAGGAAAGTACCAATAGCATCAAGCAAGATCAACCCATATAGAATGATAATAGTGGCTCGACTTGTGATATTGGCATTGTTTCTTCGCTATAGAATAATGAATCCAGTGCATGATGCAATTGGCCTGTGGCTAACTTCTATCATCTGCGAAATCTGGTTTGCATTTTCATGGATTCTTGATCAGTTCCCCAAGTGGCTCCCCATTGATCGTGAGACCTATCTTGATCGCCTCTCTCTCAG GTATGAGAGGGAAGGTGAGCCAAATATGCTAGCTCCAGTTGATTTCTTTGTGAGTACTGTGGATCCCATGAAGGAACCTCCACTTGTAACTGCAAATACATTATTGTCAATATTGGCTGTGGATTACGCAGTAGAAAAGGTCTCATGCTATCTCTCAGATGATGGTGCTTCCTTGTGTACCTTTGAAGCTCTGTCTGAAACTGCTGAATTTGCTCGAAAATGGGTACCATTCTGCAAGAAATTTAACATAGAGCCTCGAGCTCCTGAGATGTACTTTGCTTTAAAGGTTGATTATCTCAAGGACAAAGTCCAGCCGACCTTTGTTAAAGAACGTAGAGCTATGAAG AGAGAATATGAAGAATTCAAGGTTAGGGTAAATGCAATTGTAGCAAAAGCACAGAAAGTTCCTCCAGAGGGATGGATCATGCAAGATGGTACTCCATGGCCTGGAAATAATACCAGAGATCACCCTGGAATGATTCAAGTGTTTCTTGGTCACAGTGGAGGTCATGATGTTGAAGGAAATGAGTTACCTCGTCTTGTTTACGTGTCTCGTGAGAAGAGGCCTGGTTTTGCACATCACAAGAAAGCTGGTGCCATGAATGCCCtg GTTCGCGTCTCTGCTGTACTTACCAATGCTCCTTTCATGCTGAACTTGGATTGTGATCACTATGTCAACAACAGCAAAGCAGTCAGGGAAGCCATGTGCTTCTTGATGGATCCTCAGATAGGAAAGAAAGTTTGCTATGTACAGTTCCCTCAAAGATTCGACGGTATTGACAGACACGATCGATATGCAAACAGAAACACAGTCTTCTTTGAT ATTAACATGAAAGGTCTAGATGGAATTCAGGGTCCTGTATATGTCGGGACAGGATGCGTTTTCAAAAGACAAGCCTTGTATGGGTATGAACCTCCAAAGGATCCCAAGCGCCCAAAGATGGTTACCTGTGACTGTTGCCCATGTTTCGGACGCCGCAAAAAGAATCAATCTAAGAAAGGAGCCAATGGAGACGCTATAAATCTTGAAG GAATGGATGATGACAAGCAACTTTTGATGTCCCAGATGAATTTTGAGAAGAGATTTGGACAGTCCGCAATTTTTGTAACTTCAACTTTAATGGAAGAAGGTGGTGTCCCTCCTTCCTCAAGTCCTGCAGCTCTGCTTAAAGAAGCCATTCATGTGATTAGCTGTGGCTATGAGGACAAAACCGACTGGGGAACTGAG CTCGGATGGATTTATGGTTCAATTACAGAGGATATCCTTACAGGTTTCAAGATGCATTGTCGCGGCTGGAGATCCATATACTGCATGCCAAAGAGACCTGCATTTAAAGGTTCAGCTCCCATCAATCTGTCTGATCGGCTCAACCAAGTACTTAGGTGGGCCCTTGGTTCAGTTGAGATCTTCTTTAGTCGTCACAGCCCTGTATGGTATGGCTACAAGGAAGGAAAGCTCAAGTGGCTTGAGAGATTTGCATATGTCAACACAACCGTCTATCCTTTCACCTCCTTGCCACTTCTTGCATATTGTATCTTGCCTGCGATCTGCTTGCTGACAGATAAATTCATCATGCCAGAG ATAAGCACCTTTGCAAGTCTGTTCTTCATTGCTTTATTCATATCAATCTTTGCAACTGGTATTCTTGAGCTAAGATGGAGTGGGGTGAGCATCGAAGAATGGTGGAGAAATGAGCAATTTTGGGTCATTGGTGGTGTATCAGCTCACCTCTTTGCTGTTGTGCAAGgtcttctgaaggttttagCTGGTATTGACACGAATTTCACAGTTACATCCAAGGCAACCGATGATGAAGAGTTTGGAGAACTATATGCTTTTAAATGGACAACCCTACTGATACCTCCAACTACCATCCTAATCATCAACCTTGTCGGAGTTGTTGCTGGAGTCTCAGATGCTATAAACAATGGATCCCAATCATGGGGACCATTATTTGGGAAGCTCTTCTTTGCCTTCTGGGTGATTGTCCATCTCTACCCATTCCTGAAAGGTCTGATGGGAAGGCAAAACAGGACACCTACCATTGTTGTTATCTGGTCTGTTCTCTTGGCTTCAATCTTCTCCCTGCTTTGGGTTCGAATAGACCCATTTGTCATGAAAACCAGGGGACCTGACACCAAGCAATGTGGAATCAACTGTTAA